In Magnetospirillum sp. 15-1, the sequence GGCACCCTCGGGCGTGTTCGTGTTCGAGGTGTCCTATCTGGTCGACGTGTTCGAAAACACGCTGTTCGACACCATCTACCACGAGCACCTGGATTATCACTCGGTCAAGCCGCTGGGCGCCTTCTTCGCCGCCAAGGGCATGGAGCTGGTGGAAGCCATCCGGGTCGACTCCCACGGCGGCTCCCTGCGCGGCATCGCCCAGCTGAAGGGCGGGCCGCACGCGGTCGGCGCCTCGGTAACCCGGGCGGTGGCGGAGGAAGAGCGCCTCGGCCTGGACAAGGCCTCCACCTTCCGCAAGTTCGCCGCCGACATCGACGCCCTGGGCGCCGAGCTGAACGCCCTGCTGAAGCGCCTCAAGGCCGAGGGCAAGCGCATCGCCGGTTTCGGCGCGCCGGCCAAGGCCACCACCTTGATGTACCATTTCGGCATCGGTCCCGAGCTGGTGGACTTCATCATCGACGACAGCCCCCTGAAGCAGGGCCTGTTCACGCCCGGCATGCATGTGCCGGTGCTGTCGTCGGCGGTCATCGCGGAGAGGAAGCCGGATTATCTGGTGATCCTGGCGTGGAACTTCGCCCGGCCGATCATCGAGAAGAACGCCGCCTTCACCAAGGCCGGCGGAAAATTCATCATCCCCATTCCCAAGGTCGAGGTCGTGTGATGGCCGAGTTTCTGCTGCAATCCGATATCAAAGAGATCTGCGAGCGCCTGGGCGACACCGCCCACGACTTCACCGGCAAGACCGTGCTCCTGACCGGCGGCCGAGGCTTTCTCGGCCGCTATTTCATGGAGATCTTCGCCTACCTCAACAAGAACGTGCTGAAGAAGCCGGTCAAGCTGGTCGCGGCGGACAACCTGATCACGGCGGGCAAGGAAGGCTCGGTGATCACCGAGTATCCCCATACCGAATTCATCCAGCACGACGTCATCCAGCCGCTGAAGTGGAAGGGTGGCCTCGACTACGTCATCCACGCCGCCGGCATCGCCAGCCCGTTCTATTACCGCGCCCATCCCCTGGCCACCCTCGAGGTCGCCATCACCGGCACCAGGCGGTCATGCTGGAACTGGCCCAGGAGCATGGCGCCCGCTTCACCTTCTTCTCGTCCTCGGAAATCTACGGCGACCCCGACGCCAAGCACGTTCCCACCCCGGAAAGCTATCGCGGCCACGTGTCGTGCCAGGGACCGCGCGCCTGCTACGACGAGTCCAAGCGGGTGGGCGAGACTCTGTGCTACATCTTCCACGGTGAGCACGGCACGGCGACCAACACCATCCGCCCGTTCAACGTCTTCGGCCCCGGCATGCAGGAGACCGATTACCGCGTGCTG encodes:
- a CDS encoding class I SAM-dependent methyltransferase; protein product: MSAQHHRRETCRLCGGTHLSMVLSLAPTPPANAFVPAEELGKTQERFPLDLFFCEDCAHVQLLDVVDPRVLFEHYVYVSGTSPVFVKHFESYAAFVMERFKPIPGGLVLDIGSNDGTLLSFFQKAGMKVLGIDPAQEIAAEASARGIPTICGFFGPDTAGEIAAGHGKAEVITANNVFAHIDNLSGVVDGVRNLLAPSGVFVFEVSYLVDVFENTLFDTIYHEHLDYHSVKPLGAFFAAKGMELVEAIRVDSHGGSLRGIAQLKGGPHAVGASVTRAVAEEERLGLDKASTFRKFAADIDALGAELNALLKRLKAEGKRIAGFGAPAKATTLMYHFGIGPELVDFIIDDSPLKQGLFTPGMHVPVLSSAVIAERKPDYLVILAWNFARPIIEKNAAFTKAGGKFIIPIPKVEVV